AAAACTGAGCGCGGCAAATCGGCCGTTTTCGAGGAATTCCTGAATTCCTTCGAGCAGATGAACGAATCCCTGCGCCCCGGCATCCACAACGCCGGCCTTGCGCAGCACCTGAAGCTTTTTCGGCGTTTCGCTCAAAGACTGACGCGCGCGCGCCAAAGCTCCCTTTAAAAGATCGACAAAATCCTCTTTGAGGTGAGCATGTTCTTTGATGTGCGCTGCCCAGTCGCGCATCACCGTCAAAATCGTTCCTTCCTTGGGCTGCGACACGGCTGATTCGGCATAAGCCACGGCGCCCTCGACTGCTTCGGCAAAATCTGTGGGCGCCACTTCGTCCTTTCCGGCGCTGCTTTCGGCCAAACCTTGAAAAAACTGCGCCAAAATCACGCCCGAATTGCCGCGGGCATTCTCCAGCGCCGTATCAGCCAAGGCGCTGCTTACCTCGCTGAACGAATCGTGTTCCACTTCATGGGCGCGTTCGGCGATGGAACGAAGCGTTTCCGCCATGTTGGTGCCGGTATCGCCGTCCGCCACCGGAAAAACATTGATGTCGTTCAGCTCCTCCTGCTTTTGCTCCATTTTGGCTGCGGAGGCAATGATCGAATGCTTGAGCTGACGACCGTTGAGACGAGTAATCGCCGATTTTTTTTCCTTCATACTGCACTCTGACTTCTTTTTCCTATCCGACGCCGCGCCGTTCGGCTAAACGCCGGAAAAGGCATACTTTCTTTAAAAACGCCCCTACTGCCGCACGCGGAGAACGACTGAGAACTCCTAATCAATCCCGACCTCGCTGCCCCAAGTCGTAAAGCCTGCAGACTTGACGTTTCATTTCTTATTCTAATGAATTTAGTCCAAATTCCTCAGAGTTCCAACCGCTTTTTCTCACTTTCAAAGCAAGGAGGCTGATCAGAGGAGGAACCGCGTGCGAAGATAGTGCTTCAGCGGCTGCGCATAGACTCCGGCTGCGGCGAGAGCAATCTGCGTCTGCAGCCAGCCGAGCGGCGTTCCCATATCGAGCCGCTCGCCCTGAACCTCATAGCCGAGGGCTCCTTCGCGCGCAATCAGCTCTGCAAGCGCCGAAGTGAGCTGAATCTCACCGCGTTCGCGCCTGTCCGTTCGTATATGCTCATCCAGGATGTCGAAAATCGTCGGCGTAAGAACATAGATGCCGAAAATAGCGAGGAACTGATCCGGAGGAAGGGTCTCGACCCGCAATTGTCGACGCGCCTCCTCTATCGAGGGCTTTTCGAGGATGGTATGCAGCTCGTACAAGCCTTCGCCGCATGGATTTCCGGCCGCCACACCGAAAAGATGGATTTCTTCCGCAGGCGTACGCTGCAGTCCGAACACCGATTTGCCGGTGCGGCCAAAGACCTCAAGGACCTGCTTCACGCACGAACGGTCGGTGCGCGAAAGATAGACGTGATCGCCGAGCAGCAGCAGAATCGGCGCATCGCCCGCCCATTCGCGACCGCAATAGACCGCATGACCAAAGCCCTTTTGCTCGGTCTGATACAGAAAGGTAAGCCTGGCGCCGATTTGCGCCAATTTAGCCGATTGCTGTTCGGCCCACGGCTTGTCGCGAAAAGCCGGCCGCTCGTTTTCTCTAAGCGGCGTAAAGTGGCGTCGAAACTGTTCCTCCTCGCCCGGCTGGACGATCACGGCGATTTCCTCAATGCCGGCCGCCAGCACTTCTTCAACAATGATCTGCAGCGTCGGCTTGCTGATGCCGTCGCGATCGACCAGCGGAAACATCTCTTTCTGCACCGCATTCGTGGCCGGATAGTGACGCGTCCCTTTGCCGGCCGCAGTAATGAGGGCCTTCGGCCTGGTCATATTACGGTTCCGTCGGGAATCACGGCATCCTTGAGAATGATGACGATCCCGTCGCGAATGTACCACCCTTCCTGCTCGTGGGAATCGTCGAATTCGATCTGATCGCGGTTTTCGATGCGCACATTTTTGCCGATACGGGCGTTCTTGTCGATGATGGCTTTTTTGATGACCGAGCCGCGACCGATGCCGAGCGGAATTGCCTCGTTGCCGTTACTCATTTCCTGTCGACCCGAGCTGTCATAATAGTCGCAACCCATGATCAAAGTATCTTCGATCTGTACGCTGTCGCCCACGATCGTACGGATGCCGAGCAGCGATCGACGAATCTTGGCGTTGGTGATGATGGAGCCCTCGCCGATCATCGATTCGACGATGTCGGCATTGATGAGGCGGATCGGCGGCAGGAAGCGCTGGCGGGTGTAGATCGGCGCACTCTCATCGAAAAAGCTGAACGGCGGATTGGGATAGCGCAGCAGCGCCATGTTGGCGTTGTAAAAAGAGCGGATCGTTCCGATGTCCTCCCAATAGCCCTTGAACAAATAGGCCTTTACCTTCAGCTCATGGATGGCGGTCGGAATGATTTCCTTGCCGAAATCCTTTTGGTTCGGATCGCGGGCCAACAGGTGCCGCAGCACGTCGCTGCGAAAGGCATAGATGCCCATGGAGGCGAGATAGGGCTTTCGCTTTGCCTCATCATCCGACAATCCGAGCGGGCGAGTATCGACCGCCATTTCCTTCAAGGCGTCGCCTTTCGGCTTTTCTCTGAACTCGATGATCCGATTCTCCGCATCGGTTTTAAGGAGGCCGAAGGACGAAGCGCGCTCCTCTTCCACGGCAATGACCGGAATCGTCAAATCAGCGTCGTTCTGGCGATGGTATTCGATGAATTTGCGATAATCCATACGATAGAGGTGATCGCCGGAGAGCACAAGGTATTCGCTAATGTTGTAGCTTTGAATATAACGCATGCACTGCCGCACGGCATCGGCGGTACCCTGAAACCAGCCCATGTTGTCCAGAGTCTGCTGCGCCGCCAATACTTCGACAAAACCTTCACTGAAGGGACCAAAGTGATAAGTCAGGCTAAGATGACGATTGAGGGAGGCAGAATTGAACTGCGTGAGAACATAGATCTTTTGCACTCCCGAGTTGATGCAGTTGCTGACCGGAATGTCGATCAGGCGATACTTTCCGGCGATCGGAACCGCCGGTTTGGCCCGCAGTTTGGTTAGCGGATAGAGGCGGGTTCCCTGTCCGCCGCCGAGGATGATCCCCAGAACATTTCGCATGGCACTCTCCCGCCGAGTAGATGGTTCGCAGTGTGTCGTTTGCGCCGCGCCGTCGGCACCGCATGATCGAAGCGGCTTAAATCAATTGAATCGTTTCCCGAATCGGCGTATATTTCCTGTCGAAAATATACAAGCTTCTCAGCCAAGTGCAACTCTTTTTTTGTGCGGAGGAACCCCTATGAAGCTCTGTTATGAAACGGTCGTGCGGGCGCCCGTAACGGACGCGTTTGCTTTTTACAGCAACATCGCCAACCTCCGGCGAATCACGCCGCCCAATATCAAACTGGAAATCGTGGAAATCGTCGGCAACATGCGCGAGGGGACGCGAATTACCGTCCGAACCGGCCGTTGGTTTGTCGTCTGGGAATGGCGGCTGCGCATCGCCGAATTCGTCCCTAACCGCCGCTTTGTCGATGTGCAGGAAGAAGGCCCCTTTGCGCGATATGAGCATCTGCACGAGTTCCTGCCGCATAACGACGGCACACTGCTGCGCGACACGCTCGATTTTGCGCTGCCGTATGAGCCGTTCAGCGCGCCGATGCGCGATTGGATTCTAAAGCCGCAGTTGGATCGCCTGTTTGCCTTTCGCCATCAGGAGACGCGCCGACTCCTCGAGCGGACATAAAAAAAGCCGCCGAAAGGCGGCTGATGGACTGTGAAATTCCGCCGCGCAGTATTATACCGCGGCGGGCGGATATAAGTCAGGAATATCGACTCAATAGTTCACATCGATAAAGCGCATCCAATCGGGATCATAGATTTCCCCGCGGGCGGTGGAATGAACCAGTTCCAGGTCGTTCATGCTGCGCTTGTCGACAAAGATAAAATCGACCCCACCCTGAATCGAATAGTAGTGCCAGATTTGATATTCGCGCGCATCGCTGCTGGAGGGAAAGCGCTCGATTTCATCCGGCTTGCCGTAAAGCAGCAGCACCCGGCCGCGGTCGCCTTTGTAGCCGTCCTTGAACGGCCCGCGATAGAGCGCATTCGCCATACGCACGCGCGCCAGGTATTCTTCTTTGAACTCGTTGATCGGCGTTCCAGGTGTTGCGTCGCGCGCAGCCCAAAATTCCTTGA
This genomic stretch from candidate division KSB1 bacterium harbors:
- a CDS encoding sugar phosphate nucleotidyltransferase, yielding MTRPKALITAAGKGTRHYPATNAVQKEMFPLVDRDGISKPTLQIIVEEVLAAGIEEIAVIVQPGEEEQFRRHFTPLRENERPAFRDKPWAEQQSAKLAQIGARLTFLYQTEQKGFGHAVYCGREWAGDAPILLLLGDHVYLSRTDRSCVKQVLEVFGRTGKSVFGLQRTPAEEIHLFGVAAGNPCGEGLYELHTILEKPSIEEARRQLRVETLPPDQFLAIFGIYVLTPTIFDILDEHIRTDRRERGEIQLTSALAELIAREGALGYEVQGERLDMGTPLGWLQTQIALAAAGVYAQPLKHYLRTRFLL
- a CDS encoding glucose-1-phosphate adenylyltransferase encodes the protein MRNVLGIILGGGQGTRLYPLTKLRAKPAVPIAGKYRLIDIPVSNCINSGVQKIYVLTQFNSASLNRHLSLTYHFGPFSEGFVEVLAAQQTLDNMGWFQGTADAVRQCMRYIQSYNISEYLVLSGDHLYRMDYRKFIEYHRQNDADLTIPVIAVEEERASSFGLLKTDAENRIIEFREKPKGDALKEMAVDTRPLGLSDDEAKRKPYLASMGIYAFRSDVLRHLLARDPNQKDFGKEIIPTAIHELKVKAYLFKGYWEDIGTIRSFYNANMALLRYPNPPFSFFDESAPIYTRQRFLPPIRLINADIVESMIGEGSIITNAKIRRSLLGIRTIVGDSVQIEDTLIMGCDYYDSSGRQEMSNGNEAIPLGIGRGSVIKKAIIDKNARIGKNVRIENRDQIEFDDSHEQEGWYIRDGIVIILKDAVIPDGTVI
- a CDS encoding SRPBCC family protein, which gives rise to MKLCYETVVRAPVTDAFAFYSNIANLRRITPPNIKLEIVEIVGNMREGTRITVRTGRWFVVWEWRLRIAEFVPNRRFVDVQEEGPFARYEHLHEFLPHNDGTLLRDTLDFALPYEPFSAPMRDWILKPQLDRLFAFRHQETRRLLERT